The region GTCGATCGAGAGCTGTTCTTCGACCGCCAGCAGGAAGCCCGCGACGTCGAGCTTCAGCTCGTCGATCTCGCCGTCGAGCTCCGAGAGCTCCTCGTCGATCTCCTGTTTGCGGTGTTCGCGCTCGCGTACGTAGTCCTCCGGGCTCGAATCGGCCTCGGGCACCGACAGCGGTGCGGCATCGATGCCGACGAGCGCGTCTTCGAGGACGTCCTCACGGCCGTCCTCGGGGTACGCGAAGATCGCGACGACGTCGCCCTCGGCGAAGGTCTCGAACTCCTCGATGCCTTCGGCCTCGGCGAGCGTCTCGTCGATCTGTTCCTGGCGGCCCTCGACGACGCGGGTTTCGAGCGAGTCGTAGCCCGACAGCAAGTCGAGGTCGATCCCCAGTTGGGCGAAGGGCCGGACGGATGAGAGGCGCTCCTCGACCTGACGACGCTCCTCGCGGAGGTCGGCGCGCCGGTCGTCGAGTTCGTTGACCCGGGTGCGGACCTCCTCGATCTCGGCGTCGATCTCCTCGTCGGTGACGATCCGGCTCGGGCCGGCGTCCTCCTCGTCGACGTCGAGGATGCTCTCGATCGAGCGCACCGTCACGAGCTGTTCGGAGAGCGGCTCGGCCTCCGGGCGCGAGTCGCCCGGAGAAAACCCCTCCCACGTGTCGTCGTAGTCGACGACGTGCAGCAGGTTCAGCCCGTGAATCGTCTCGATGGTCTCGTCCATGACGGACTTGGAGCCGGTCACCGAGACCTTGCTCATCCGCTCAGGTCTGAGCATGCACCGCCTCCTCGAACTGGGTCACGACGTACTCGACGACCGCGTCTTTTCGCCCCGCGGAACGCGATTCGAGGGCCTCGCGTTCCTCCTCGCCCTGAGCGAGGACCTCCTCGCGTTCGGTTTCGATCTCGGTACGGGCCTCCGTGAGGCGCTCCTCGGCGAGATCGGCCGCCTCCTCGCGGGCCTCTTCGCGGATCTCCTCCGCTTCGGCTCGGGCCTCGGCGATGCGCTCCTCGCGCTCGCGTTCAGCCTCGGCGACGATCTCGTCGGCCTCCGCTTCGGCCTCTTTGATCCGGTCTAAAACCTCTGGCCTCGGCATACTGTAATCAAGAACAAGGTTGTATGACGTGCTATAAGGGAGTTGCGAAAAAAAACCCCGAATCCTCAGTACGTCAGCGTGTAGCCGCCGTCGAACAGTAGATCCCCACCGTCGAGAAAGCGCCCGTGTTTCGAAAGCCCGAACGCGAAGACGTTGGCCACCTCGACGGGGTCCATCAGCTCCGTGACCCGCGCCTCCCCGAGCATCACGTCCTCGACGACCTCCCGCTCCGTGATCCCGCGGTTCTCGGCGGTGTCGGCGATCTGGTTCACCACCAGCGGCGTCTTCACGTAGGCGGTGCTCAGCGAGAAGGCGCGCACGTCCCCGTCGCCCTCGGCGGCGATCGACTGGGTCAACCCTCGAAGCCCGAACTTCGCGACGTTGTACGCGACCTTGTCGCGGGTCACGTAATGGCCGTGGATCGAACACATGTTCGCGACCGCGCCGCCGCCGGCCTCGCGCATGTGGGGCAGACACAGCTTCGAGAGCACGAGCGGCGCACGAAGCATCAGCCGGTGCATCAGGTCGTACTTCTCAACGGGGAACTCCTCCATCGGCGCGACGTGCTGGATGCCGGCGATGTTCGCGAGATATCGAATGGAACCTTCCTCGCTTGCGGCCTCGACGATCGCCTCCAAGACGGCGTCGTCGGTCAGGTCGCCGGGCGTCGTCGCGATCCGCCCGTCGAGGTCGAGGTCCGCGTGGCGACGCTCGGTCTCCGTGAGGCCGTCCTCGTCGACGTCGGTCGCACAGACGGTCAGCCCGTTGTGTGCGAGGGCGAGCGCGGTCGCCCGGCCGATCCCCGAGGCCGCACCGGTGACGATCGCGACGGTGTCGGTCGAGAACCGGTCGTCGGGAACAACGAGGACGTCCTCGCGCGCGAGCCGTGGCGGTTCGATGTCGTCGGTTGCCATAGTCCCCTATCACCGCCCCGGTCCGTCTGTATTTCGGTGATCACGGCGAAGAGAGGGGATTAAATGAACACGTCCCCAACAGGTCGCCGATGGGAGTCCTCGAAAACAAGGCACGGGCGCGGCTGTTCTACAAGTACCTCTCGAAGGTCTACGACCGGATCAACCCCTTTATCTGGAACGAGGCGATGCGCGGGCAGGCCCTCTCGATGCTCGACATCGACGAGACGGATCGCGTCCTCGACGTGGGCTGTGGCACCGGCTTCGCCACCGAGGGACTGCTCGGGTACAGCGACGACGTCCACGGTCTCGACCAGAGCCCCCACCAACTGGAGAAAGCCTGGGCGAAACTCGGCAAGCACGACCCCGTGACGTTCTACCTCGGCGACGCCGAACGCCTGCCCTTCGCCGACGACAGCTTCGACGTCGTCTGGTCGTCGGGCTCGATCGAGTACTGGCCGGACCCGGTCGCCACCCTCGCTGAGATCCGCCGGATCACGAAACCGGGCGGGCAGGTGCTGATCGTCGGCCCGAACTACCCGAAGACGGGGGTCATGCAGAAGCTCGCCGACTCGATCATGCTGTTCTACGACGCCGAGGAGGCAGATCGAATGTTCACCGAGGCCGGCTTCGAGGACGTCGAGCACCGGCTGATGGGGCCGTCCTACGACCCCGACATCGCGATCACCTCCGTCGCGCGCGTCACCGACTGAGGGTGAATACTCGGCGTGACTACCGGACCGTCATCTCGACCGTAGCGATCACGATCCCGTTCTCGGAGACACGAACCGTGACGGTGCTGCCGGCTTCGGGGAGGGGGCCGTTGGTCGTTGAGGCGATCGTCAGACTCGCCGACTCCCCACGAGTCCACTCGGAGTCGGTCCCGGCGTTGAACGGGCCGGCCGGAAAACCGCTGAACCCGCTCTGGGAGTAGGCGGGGACCGTCGGCTGTTTCTCTAGGGGTTCGCCGTCGACCTCGACGACCAGCGAGAGGTCTCGAACGTCGAGCGAATCACCGTGATCGAGCGTGAGCGTTATCTCGCCGTCGGCGGTGGCTTCGCCGTCGATAGCGACCGCGGCGGCCGGTTGGGTCGGTTCGTATCCGAGTACCATCGCGCCGACGGTCGCACTCAGCAGTACCACGCAGGCGACGAGCAGGACGACGCCGATGACCGGGGAGATCGCGCGAGCCACGCCCTCACTGGCCGCCCCACCCTTTATGAACGTTCGTCGTCGGCCGGCGCGCGGGCGGTCCCCTGACCCAACGAGTCCTCGGAGATATCGACCTCGACGGGGGTTCCGTCCGCGGTGGCGGTTACCGTCATCGAGTCGCGCGGGGCGACGAACCAGAGCACCCCATCGCCGTCAGTCTCGCCGATTGCTCGGTCGTTGAGATCGACCGGCTCGGAGATGGGCTCGCTCGTCTCCGCGTTCGAGAGTGTCACGCTCGCCGGACCGCCCGGCACCGTCCGCTCGACCGTCATCGCGACGCTCCCGTTGAGTTCGCGCTCGACGGTCATGGTCTCGATCCGGTCGAGTCGCAGGCTCTGGTGCTCGCGGTAGACCTCGCCGGTCGCCGTATCGAGGTACACCGTCATGGTCCCGCGGTCGTGGCTGCCGACGCCGCGGTGGGTCCCGTACCCGACATCGCTGTAGCTCCAGCGAGCATCGGCAAAGGCGCTCGGATACAGCCCCGAGATGCGCTCTTCGGACTGGCCGAGGCTGGCATACTGGGTCGCACCATCGGGGTTGCGGTTGTCGGGCCGGTAGGCCTCGCGGTGGAACCGTCCGTCATCGGTGTACGCGAGGGCAACGCCGGCGCCGTCGGTCTCGACGTGGACGCGCGTCGACTCGGCCTCGCCGCGCGAGACGTCCGCGACCCGTTCTCGAACCGGACCCTGCATGGTTCGGGCTTCGACCGACATCCGTTCGATCTTCTCCTCGATGGCGGTGTCCGAGAGACCGACCGCGCGGTCCTCGAGTATCGCGATCGACTCGCCGAGCGCGACGGCGCGGGTGTGGACGACCGCGAGTTCGGCCAGCAGCGCGCGCTCGGAGCGTTCGCCCTCGTAGTACTCCGTATAGGCGGTTCGCTCCCGCTCGCGGAGTTGGGCGACCGACTCCGAGAGGTCCTCGGTCTCCTCGCGGATGATCTCGCGTTGCTCGTCGTCAGCCTCCGCCGCCTCGAGGCGGACGTCGAGGCGATGGCGCTCGTAGCGGCCGTCGAGCCGGCTCGTGTCGTCAGCGAGCGTCGTTCCGACGTCGACGGCGACGCGATCGGCGCCGCTCGCCGACGGACCGTCGGCGAGTGCGAGCCACTCGGCGGTCCCGTTGTCGATCGTCGTCCGTACGTCGCCCTCCGAATCGACCGGCCGCGGTTCGGTCGGTCCGACCGAGCCGAACGCCGGAAGCGAACAGACCAACACGACGACGAACGCGAGCGAAACCAGCCTGTCCATCTATCTTTCGGATG is a window of Halalkalicoccus subterraneus DNA encoding:
- the ahaH gene encoding ATP synthase archaeal subunit H; amino-acid sequence: MPRPEVLDRIKEAEAEADEIVAEAEREREERIAEARAEAEEIREEAREEAADLAEERLTEARTEIETEREEVLAQGEEEREALESRSAGRKDAVVEYVVTQFEEAVHAQT
- a CDS encoding SDR family oxidoreductase is translated as MATDDIEPPRLAREDVLVVPDDRFSTDTVAIVTGAASGIGRATALALAHNGLTVCATDVDEDGLTETERRHADLDLDGRIATTPGDLTDDAVLEAIVEAASEEGSIRYLANIAGIQHVAPMEEFPVEKYDLMHRLMLRAPLVLSKLCLPHMREAGGGAVANMCSIHGHYVTRDKVAYNVAKFGLRGLTQSIAAEGDGDVRAFSLSTAYVKTPLVVNQIADTAENRGITEREVVEDVMLGEARVTELMDPVEVANVFAFGLSKHGRFLDGGDLLFDGGYTLTY
- a CDS encoding methyltransferase domain-containing protein yields the protein MGVLENKARARLFYKYLSKVYDRINPFIWNEAMRGQALSMLDIDETDRVLDVGCGTGFATEGLLGYSDDVHGLDQSPHQLEKAWAKLGKHDPVTFYLGDAERLPFADDSFDVVWSSGSIEYWPDPVATLAEIRRITKPGGQVLIVGPNYPKTGVMQKLADSIMLFYDAEEADRMFTEAGFEDVEHRLMGPSYDPDIAITSVARVTD
- a CDS encoding type IV pilin, which encodes MARAISPVIGVVLLVACVVLLSATVGAMVLGYEPTQPAAAVAIDGEATADGEITLTLDHGDSLDVRDLSLVVEVDGEPLEKQPTVPAYSQSGFSGFPAGPFNAGTDSEWTRGESASLTIASTTNGPLPEAGSTVTVRVSENGIVIATVEMTVR
- a CDS encoding DUF7096 domain-containing protein; this encodes MDRLVSLAFVVVLVCSLPAFGSVGPTEPRPVDSEGDVRTTIDNGTAEWLALADGPSASGADRVAVDVGTTLADDTSRLDGRYERHRLDVRLEAAEADDEQREIIREETEDLSESVAQLRERERTAYTEYYEGERSERALLAELAVVHTRAVALGESIAILEDRAVGLSDTAIEEKIERMSVEARTMQGPVRERVADVSRGEAESTRVHVETDGAGVALAYTDDGRFHREAYRPDNRNPDGATQYASLGQSEERISGLYPSAFADARWSYSDVGYGTHRGVGSHDRGTMTVYLDTATGEVYREHQSLRLDRIETMTVERELNGSVAMTVERTVPGGPASVTLSNAETSEPISEPVDLNDRAIGETDGDGVLWFVAPRDSMTVTATADGTPVEVDISEDSLGQGTARAPADDERS